A region from the Aegilops tauschii subsp. strangulata cultivar AL8/78 chromosome 5, Aet v6.0, whole genome shotgun sequence genome encodes:
- the LOC141023181 gene encoding uncharacterized protein, protein MALSEEFFVGSIDLARLDFGIITLIPKVTGASDIRQFRPITVINVIFRILARGYALRVAPIADGITHPDQSAFIQGQYILDGVLVFHEALHEVHSKHLKAVFLKLDFHKAYDTVSWPFLRECLLRKGFNDRWVSQVMQMVSSGRTAVNINGEVGPFFPTSCGMCQGDPFSPFLFNMVVDALAAILDKAKAAGHIKGSATDIMNLKFLLICFQQMSGLGINFNKSVLLPILRIGTLIAVGSGTSTMFWFHRWAGDLPLAARFPYLFSIAVDPRISVATTLIDLGQLAFRRAFGLPENADWHELLECIALHEPDLEVGEDRARWRLEPSEQFSTKSLYQAITASLGHEWIRGCLPSGVEVLKRNGPGDGRCPLCGPEEDLNHIFFTCLSPQFLWSCFREIVGGSRDHNNFPALFAELQASAPSIRHIRWLIIGVLTWTLWTVRNKLLIQRIPFRRATDALFKWSG, encoded by the exons atggccttgtctgAGGAATTCTTTGTAGGGTCCATTGACCTCGCCAGGCTGGACTTTGGGATCATCACCCTCATCCCCAAAGTAACTGGGGCTTCGGATATTCGCCAGTTTCGGCCGATTACGGTGATTAATGTCATCTTCCGCATCCTCGCGAGGGGGTACGCCCTTAGGGTGGCCCCCATTGCCGACGGGATCACTCACCCTGATCAGTCGGCATTTATTCAGGGCCAGTATATCCTTGACGGAGTTCTGGTTTTTCACGAAGCACTCCATGAGGTTCACTCCAAACACCTCAAGGCAGTCTTCCTGAAACTGGATTTCCACAAGGCGTATGACACGGTCAGTTGGCCCTTCCTTCGGGAATGCTTGCTGCGGAAGGGCTTCAACGACAGGTGGGTCTCCCAAGTGATGCAAATGGTATCCTCAGGCCGGACCGCGGTGAACATTAATGGCGAGGTTGGCCCATTCTTCCCCACATCTTGTGGGATGTGCCAGGGCGACCCCTTCTCACCGTTCCTCTTCAACATGGTTGTCGATGCTCTGGCAGCCATCTTAGATAAAGCCAAGGCTGCGGGCCACATTAAGG GCTCGGCGACCGACATCATGAACTTGAAGTTCCTCCTGATATGCTTCCAGCAGATGTCTGGCCTCGGGATCAACTTCAATAAGAGTGTG CTCCTACCGATCCTCCGCATCGGCACCTTGATCGCGGTTGGATCGGGCACCTCCACGATGTTCTGGTTCCATAGATGGGCTGGAGACTTACCCCTCGCGGCACGTTTTCCCTACCTATTCTCCATCGCGGTTGACCCGCGGATCTCTGTCGCGACGacccttattgacttagggcaACTCGCGTTCCGGAGAGCGTTTGGCCTGCCTGAGAACGCGGACTGGCATGAGCTGCTGGAATGCATCGCGCTGCACGAACCTGATCTTGAGGTAGGAGAAGACCGTGCCAGGTGGCGTCTAGAGCCATCTGAGCAATTCTCCACTAAATCTCTATACCAGGCCATCACAGCTTCGCTGGGTCATGAG TGGATTCGCGGCTGCCTCCCATCCGGCGTGGAGGTCCTGAAGCGCAACGGCCCAGGGGATGGGCGATGCCCGCTCTGCGGGCCTGAAGAGGATTTGAACCATATCTTCTTCACATGCTTGTCCCCGCAGTTCCTATGGAGCTGTTTCCGTGAAATAGTGGGTGGAAGCAGGGACCACAACAACTTCCCCGCTCTTTTCGCGGAACTCCAGGCGTCAGCTCCCTCAATTCGCCACATTAGGTGGCTGATCATCGGGGTGCTAACCTGGACGCTGTGGACTGTTAGGAATAAACTTTTGATTCAGCGCATTCCTTTTCGACGTGCTACTGACGCTTTGTTCAAATGGTCTGGTTAG
- the LOC141022722 gene encoding uncharacterized protein, which translates to MADGKLDPPAGYAFDPAEHELITKFLRPRIADAFFASRLIHEFDAYSAAPGDLVEMYQHAQGTDKGDGKGGVWYFFTPARRHQTKGGRGGGRRQRGVADAGEGYYWHSEKGGIPVLDNQGKLVGHRRNLSYVKKLPGEKERIRIGWCMNEYSDDKQDGLVLCKVCVSRHRSETTYHEVINAPGSRKRKAADVQHPDAPRPQTPRRQEPPIVQQPGMLHEYGRWFMSDEGETFLPPGAVDDGSVDPGGFFTDDMLQDFPVLHDAVVAQGFLPGKLDGEVQEGTSAADDEDEAFRCTLDELLGLCDDTTVLV; encoded by the coding sequence ATGGCCGACGGCAAGCTGGATCCTCCCGCCGGCTACGCCTTCGACCCAGCCGAGCACGAGCTGATCACCAAGTTCCTCCGCCCACGGATCGCCGACGCCTTCTTCGCCAGCCGCCTCATCCACGAGTTCGACGCCTACTCCGCCGCCCCCGGCGACCTCGTCGAGATGTATCAACACGCGCAAGGAACGGACAAGGGCGACGGGAAAGGGGGCGTCTGGTACTTCTTCACCCCTGCCCGTCGTCACCAGACCAAAGGCGGCCGCGGTGGCGGGAGGCGACAGCGTGGCGTGGCCGACGCCGGCGAGGGTTACTACTGGCACTCGGAGAAGGGCGGGATACCCGTGCTAGACAACCAAGGTAAACTCGTAGGCCATAGACGAAACCTCAGCTACGTCAAGAAGTTGCCGGGAGAGAAAGAGAGGATCAGGATCGGCTGGTGCATGAACGAGTACAGCGATGACAAGCAAGACGGCTTGGTGCTCTGCAAGGTCTGCGTGTCTCGTCACAGGAGCGAGACCACATACCACGAGGTAATCAATGCTCCCGGTTCcaggaaaaggaaggccgccgACGTCCAGCACCCGGATGCTCCACGTCCCCAAACCCCACGCCGCCAGGAACCGCCGATCGTCCAACAACCCGGGATGCTTCACGAGTATGGGCGCTGGTTCATGTCCGACGAAGGCGAGACGTTCTTGCCGCCCGGAGCTGTGGACGACGGAAGCGTGGATCCAGGCGGGTTCTTCACCGACGACATGCTTCAAGATTTTCCCGTGCTCCATGACGCTGTGGTGGCGCAGGGGTTCTTGCCCGGCAAACTCGACGGCGAAGTCCAAGAAGGCACTAGTGCTGCAGATGATGAAGACGAGGCCTTCCGGTGCACGTTAGATGAGCTGCTCGGCTTGTGCGACGACACGACTGTACTAGTCTAG